The Verrucomicrobiia bacterium DNA window CACCGGGGGGGCCGGGCAGAGGGACAGGTCAATGGTTCTCTTCACATCCCATCTTCGGTGGCTGGCGGACGCAGATCTGCGGATAGATGTCGTGTCCCTGCTGGTCCGCCACCACTTCCGGGGGGGTGGAAGCCGCGGCCTCGGCTTTGGTGGGGCAAGGCTCCTGCCGCGCCGTGCGCGGGACTGGGAGTTGACTTGGTGGGGACTCCACAGACGCACGGCTCACCGGGAGGTGTTGCCCCACCGGGGGGGTCCGGACAGAGGGACAGGTTCATGGTTCTCGGAATCGCCGAAGACGTTCGCCGATGTGCCGGGGATTCGGGCCGCGGGAAGGCGGGCAGGCGGGCGGGAGCTTGCAAGGCAAAAGACCGAAGGCGTGACGAGGAAGCCGGGCCTGCGGGCTTGCTGGGCGCGGCCGAGCGAGCCATCGTGGTCGCTATGATGGCGGATGAACGCGTCAGCCCGGACCAGACGCTGGCGCTCCGCCGGATGTCGCCGGCGGAACGCTGGCGGGTGGCGCACCGGCTTTACTGGACGATGCGCCGGCACAAGACGGCATTCCTCCGCGTGCAGCATCCGGACTGGTCCGAGCAGCGTGTGGACGAGCAGGTGCGCCGCATTTTCCTGCATGCCGGAACCTGATCTGATCGAGCTGTTCGTCCGGCCGCTGGCGCAGGAGGGAGTGCGTTATTTTCGCGACCCCATTGTTCCCGTTCGAGCCGAGCACCACGCCCGGGCGCGGGTCCGTCTGGGTCCGCACGAGGCACCCACCGCGGAGCTGCGCGCCGTCAGGCCGGCACAAGGCCGGCCGGCTACACGCCGGTGATTGCAGCCGACCCGCAGACACGGTCCGCACGCACCGGCACGGCGTCGGCCGCACGGCGCCGGTAAAGCCCGGACGGCGAATGAGCACGCGGCTGGGAGCGAGGGCGTGCGCCATGAATTACCCGAAGAGCTGCGCGCTCAGGAGACCACCAACTCGACCAACATCAGCACGCCGATCAGGGTGAAATAGACGAGCGGGAACGCCCAGCGGCAGATGCGGTCGACGCGATCGCCGAGCGCGCTTTGGCCGCGCTGGTCCATCTTGCCAACCACCAGGTTGACGACCACCGTCGCGCACATGGTGAGGAAGCTGATGTTCAGGAACCCGTGTATCACCGTGACGTAGGCGATGCGGGGCAACTGCTCGCTGGTCACCAACTGGTAGGCGACGACGGTCAGGATGCCGATGAACGAGACGCTGACGCGATCGCCGAGCGAGGCACGATCCATCCAGAACACCGAGAACGAGAGCAGGACGATGACGACGAGCGGTGCGACCACCAGGCGTCGCACGAACCACGACTGGCGCTCCACGTCGACGTGCAGAAGCAGCGCTGAGGACGCGCCGCTGCGCCCGGCATCCGCTGACGACAGGTCGCGGGCCGATACCGCGGTCGAGGTGATGGTCCATTGCGGCACGCTCCCCCTGCCAGCCAGCCGACTCGCGTCCGCGTCCACCTGTAGCCGCACCTGGTCCGCATCGAACCCCAAGACTTCGAAGATCGCCTCCAGGCGCTGCGAGTCGAACGGGAAGCGCCGCATGTCGAATTCCGACTCGGCCGCGGCGTTCATCGTCTCGATCAACGTCGAGCGCCCATCGGGCCGCACCCGCAGCACCACCCCGGTCTTCTGATACAGGCCGGAGACGTTGGCGAGCACCACCTGCGGATACCAGCCGGTCGCGAGCTCGTTGAACTGATAGTCGCCCGTGAAGATTTTCTCCTCGACGCCAACGACGGCGGGATCGAAGGCCTGACGAGGGTCCTGCCATTCGAGGGTCAGCGCGCCGGTGAACTCGAACGTCTCGGAGCCGTCGTTCACCTCATTGATGTCGTGCAGGTCGAAGCGGGCGTGCACCACCACCGGACCGTCTTGCGGCGGCGGCGCGAGCAAAAACGGGGGACTCGCCGCGCCTTCCTGGCCGGCCACCGGGGCGGCGGCGTTCAGCCCCACCGCGCACAGGAGCAGGACCAGTCCGATCGCCGCCGACCGCGCGCGGTGTCGCCGGGCTACGTCGTCGAAGTCCGGGGCGCTGCGCACGCGCCGGTTGCTAGGACATGACCCGGCAGGCGTAAAGGCAAAAAGGGCGCGCACCCGCGACCGGTCGCGGCGCGCCGAAACGCGTGAAGTCGCGATCCTCGATGAGGATCGCGGCCACGCCATGCTCGCGGCATGGGACAAAGGGACAGGTCAATGGTCACCGCCACTGGTAGGGACGCGCTTCATCGTGTTCGTAACTTCTGCCGTCGGGCGTGTGGGGTCGCTGCGGGGAACGGGGGGAGTTCCAACGGGCGGGCGCTTCCCACGTTCTCCGAAGGGTTCCTCCTCGGCGCAGCGGCATTGAGATGGGGCGCGGTGAAACACGCCCCTACCCACCCCAGGGCACCCAGAGGCGTGGGGGCTTACGGGTGAGGGGACCCAAGGACCTGTCCCTATGTCGGACTGATGCCCGGAATCAGGAGAGCGAGCCACAAATGACCTGTCCCCCAGTGTCCTCCCAGTGCCCTCCATATGACCTGTCCCTCTGTGCCCGATTTGTCCCTCTGTGCCCGATTCGGACCCGGTCTGATTCCACCTGGGTGATCAAGGGACCGGTCCATGGTCGCCACCACTCTTGCATCGGTGGGGCAAGGCTCCTGCCGCGCCGTACGTGGAACCGCGAACCAACGCCATGAGTCGCCGCCACTGGTGGGGACGCGTTTCACCGAATCCGTAACTTCTGCCGCCAGGCGTGGGGGGTCGCTGCGGGGAACGTGGGAAGCTTGAACGGGCGGGTGCTTCCCACGTTCTCGGACGGGTCCTTCCCGGGCGCAGCGGCATTGAAATGGGGCGCGGTGAAACACGCCCCTGCCCATCCCGGAACGTTCGAGTTCGCGCTTGCCCCTCCAAGGCGCCTGCCTAGCGTCGGGATCATGACCCCCCGGTTGGTCCGCAAGGTGCCCCTCCTCATTTGCGGTGCGGTGCTGGGCGTGGTCTGGAGCCTCCGTCTTTCCTCCTTGTGGATCTCCGAACGGGCGCCACCCCGCCAGGAGGCCTTCGGATTTCGATCCGTGTTGATCGAGGGCCTGGGACTTGTCGAGCGGCTCGAACTGGGCGCCTACGACAGCCGGATGCGCCTGGCGAGCCGGCGCGCCCCCCGGATCGCCACCAACCTCGGACTGGTCGGACTGGACGTCGAAAGCCTCGGGTACACGGCAACCAACGACGGTTTCAGCTGGCCGTTGCCCCGGTACTTCCACGCACAAATCCTGGAGGAGCTGCGCCAGCAGGAGGTCAAGGCGGTCCTGTTCGACATCCTGTTCGCAGATCCTCATTACGATTATCAGGAAACCCGCCGGCAGCTTCCCGATGGGTCCCGGGTCAGTTCCGATGCCTACTTTGCCCGCGTCATTGGCCAACGGCCGGATGTCATCCTGTCGGCGTTTCCCAAACCCGTGGAATCCGGCCTGGAGCTGCCGGCAACGCTGTTCCGGGCCCCCGCCGCAGCCGTGGCCCATGCAAGCCGGATCTTCGACCTGGATCCCGTGGTGCGGCGCATCCGCCCCTTTGTGGACACCGCCGTGCCGGAGGGCGGCACCGCCCGCATCTGGCATGGAGGATTCGTACTGGCGGCCACAGAACTGGGACTGGACCTCCGCCAATCCCGGATCACGCGCGGCTGGATCACCCTGGTGGACACCAACGGGCTGGAGCGAATCGAGGTCCCGGTGGACTCCCGCACCAATTTCTTCATCCCGTGGCTGGTGCCGGCCGAGAACGAGGCGCTGTTCTACGAGAACTACGCCGACCTGCTGCACGCGGCCAGGCGGCGGCGGGAGGGACAGCCTGTGGACCCCGCCTGGCGCGGACGCCTGGCCATCGTGGCCTCCGTCGTGGCCGGCAACAACGTCTCCGACCTCGGGGCGACCCCTTTGTCCGCCAACACCCCCCTGTCCGGCGTGTTCTGGAATGTCGCCAACTCGCTGATCACGGCGCAGTTCGTGCGCAAACCGTCGCTGGCCGCCGACCTGGCGCTGCTCTCCCTGTTGACGTTGGTCCCGGCCGTCCTGAGCTGGCGCCTGCGCGCCTGGTGGGCGACGGGCGCGGTCGCCCTGTTCGCTGCGGCCTACGTGGTCGTCGCTTTTGCGCTGTTCCTGCGGACCGGATGGATGCTGCCCGTGGTGCTGCCGGTCGCCGGGGCGCTGCTGATGACCCATGTGGCGCTGCTGACCTGGCGTGGCATCAACGAACTGCTGACCCGGTCCGAAACCCGGTCCTTCTGGCGGCGGGTGTTGTCTGAAAACGTCTTTGCCGCGTGGGAAAAGCAGCTCACGGAGCGGGCGGGCGGCAGCCATCGCCGGGTGACCATTGCCTTTGCCGATCTGCGGGGGTTCACCGAGATGGTGGATGAAAGTCACCGGCTGGTGCTGGAATACACCCAGGATTCCAAGGCGGATCCCGAAGCCACACGCGCCTTTGCGCGCCACGAGGCCGACGAATCCATGGCCACGATCAACCGCTACCTGTCCGAGATCGCCCGCATCTTCAAGGAACACGACGGCACCTTCGACAAGTACATCGGCGACTGCGTCATGGCCTTTTGGGGGGCCCCGATTCCCTGCCGCTCCCACGCGCTCTCCTGCGTGCTGGCCAGCATCTCCGCGCAGCGGCGGGTGCGCGAGTTGAACGAGGAGCGTCTGCGCGAAAACCGGCGGCGCGAGGCGGAGAACGGCCGCCGCGCCGCCACCGGACAACCGATGCAGCGCATCCTTCCCCTGCTCGCCTTCGGCGTGGGCATCCACACCGGCGAGGTCACGGTGGGCACGCTCGGCGGCGGACGGATCGTCTCGAACTACACGGTCTTCGGACGCGACGCCAACATCGCAAGCCGGCTGGAGGCCATCGCGGGACGGGGGCAGATCGTGATCAGCCACGCGACGTGGACCGATCTCAGCCGGGATGCGCCCATCCTGGCCTCCCAATGCCGTCCGCTGGGTCACCCGGTCCTCAAGGGGATCAAGGAATCCATCGAAATCTACGAGGTGCCCTGGTCGGAGGATGTCCCGGTCGAAGTGCCGCCCGCCCGTTCAGGAAACGCACTGCAATGATGACCGCCGCGCAGGCCCCCGGCCTCTACTTCCACACCTTCTGGACGCGACCGCAGTTTGTCGAATCCGGCCCCCGCGGCTCCGGGCTGATCGAGCTTGCGGCGTTTGAGGCGTTGACCTGGCTGACCAGCGCCCTGGAGGCGCGCCGCCACGGACGCCTTCGCCTGTACACCGACCAGCGGGGACTGGCCTTCATCCGCAACATCGGCCTGGAGTGGGTGTACACCGACGGGATTTCCACGGAACTGGAGGCCATCCCCGAAGCACTCGATCCCGCGGTGTTCTGGTCGGCGGGAAAGCTGTTTGCCTGGGCCTCCATGACCGAGCCCGCGGTCAGCCTGGATCCGGACGCCATCTGCTGGTCCCCGGTGCCGGCCTGCGCACCGGTGGTGGTGCTGCATCCGGAGGAACTCCACTCCGAGGACTATCGTCACCAGCGCGCCCGTTACGGCACGTTCGGGTTTGAGGACGCCGGCTGGGACTGGGAGGCGGCCCCGGCGAACGCGGGCGTTTTGATGATTGCCGATCCGGCCTTTGCCCGCAGCTACGCCGCGGAATCCATCCGGTTCATGATGGCGTTTTCCACATTCCTGAACCGCAGCGATCCCGGTCGCGGCACCTCGGACGGTCGCTGGGGCGATGCCATGCTGTTTGCCGAGCAGCGGCTGGTGTCCATGCTGCTCCGCAGGCAGGGGCTGCGCGGCGCGGCCCTCGCGGGGTACGATGTCCGGCGTCAGCACCTCAGCCTGAACCCCCACTGCCTCCACCTCTGGGGCACCAAGCAGTTCTACCCGCGGTGCCGGGACGCCCGTGTCGCCTACTCGAATCACCTGATCCGTCACCTGCAACGGTCGTTCCCCGAATCCGGCGCGACGTTGAGGCGGTGGCATCTGGATCAACCGATCGCCCTCGAATCGCTGGCCGCCGATCCGGCGCCGCCGTTTCCCCTGAAGGACGCCCGCCAGGGCTACTGCCGCCTCGGGAGGATCCATGGAGCCCTTGAGATTCAGGACGCCAATCTGGACGTTCGCCGTCCGGGATACCCGGGGGCCCTGGTCGGCCTTGCAGAAATCCTCCATCCAGCGGAGGGAACGAGTTTCGAGTTGACCGAAGTTCGCCGAACTGAACTCATGCATAAGCATTTCAACCAATCGCCTTCCCATGCCGCTCAAGATCTCCCAGGAGCAACCCCAGAGCCCGGCCTCCATCCTGGTCCACCCGCCCGGGACGCCATTGCCGCTGCCGGGGCCATGGATTGTTGACGAATCCCGGGAGTATCAGGTGTTGCCCGGGGCGGTCGGGGCGGTGTCCCAGGCCAACGGAAATCACCTCTACGCGCGCATCATCGGCCCCTCGACCGCCCGGTTGACGCCGGCCCAGTTCGCCTCGTCCGCCACCTCCACGATCACCACCTATTCCACCCAAAACTACCCGGTGTATGTCGTCGCCAGTTCCTCACGTCGCCGGATCGTCACCGGCAACGACGGGACCATCGGCATTCGCGGCTGACCGGATTCCTCCCCGACCCGGCACACCCGGAAATCGCCAACCCCTCAGACCATGCACGACGGCACAGAGCTTCAAGAATCGGTCCCTCAGGACGGCGCCTCGCCAGCCTCCCTCGTCATCCGGGATGTCCACCGGTCCACAAACGGCCGCATCCAACTCCGACGGATCACCGGGTTGGGATTTGTTGAATGGGTGGAGGTCCTCGACGACCAGAATGAGGTCCGGCTCCGTCCCTCGGACCGGATTGTCCTGAGTGGCAACGCGCGGTGTGCGGTGTACCAGATGGTGAACGGGGCCCAGCAGGAGGCGGTTGCCCAGGTGCAGTCGGTCCGTTTCCGGCCGGAGCGTCCGGTGTGGTCCCTGGACTGTGCACCGGACCCGTCGCCGGTGGACGAGCGGGTCGTGGAACTCCAATGCCCGCCGGTGATTGATGTGCACCAATTCACCGCGGAGGGCGTCGCGATCCAGGAGATCTTTGTCCCCGGGGGTATGGTCCAGATCGAAGTGTGAGCCGGAAGGCGGGAGGGACTGCGTGTCGCGGTCCCCAAATAGGTCCGAGGTCCGCGCCCGCAAAGGGTGGAGCCGCGCCTTGGCTTGATCGCGGCGCATTTTGGGGTGTCGCGTCGTTCCAAAACGGCGCGGGGGGCGCCGGACTCCACAGGTTCAGCGTGCAGCGTCTTGGAGTACGTGCGGCCCTCCGCCGTTTTCGGTTGCGGGCCAGCGCGGAACCAAGCGAGCAGCGGGTGCGGTTGCCGGACGATACCGCGGCACCTCGTGGTCGCGGACTTCAATGGGTCCGGGTGGGCGAGGAGGGATTCGAACCCCCGACCAACAGTGTGTAAGACTGCTGCGCTAACCACTGCGCCACTCGCCCTCCCGGGGAACCGCGTTCCCGGAAACCACAGCGGGTGTATCACCCGGCCCGGCGCGGGGCAAGGCGCGCACGTCGGCATCCGGCACGCGGCAGGAACCCCGATTTCCATTTCCCGGGCCGGCAACGAAGGCTTTGCTCCGGGGGTGCTCGCGCCGCTCGTCGAGGAGTTCCTGGTGCATCTCCGTCACGAACGGGGGGCCGCCGCACACACGCAACGGACCTATGCGCACCTGCTCGGACAGTTCGTCACCTGGGCCGAACCCCGCGGGCGCCTGCAGTGGCGTGACGTGACGTTCGCCGAACTGATGGAGTTCCTGGAGCACCAGCGGACGCGTCCGACCCGCGCGCCGGGCGAACCCCCGGCACGGCTGA harbors:
- a CDS encoding adenylate/guanylate cyclase domain-containing protein, translating into MTPRLVRKVPLLICGAVLGVVWSLRLSSLWISERAPPRQEAFGFRSVLIEGLGLVERLELGAYDSRMRLASRRAPRIATNLGLVGLDVESLGYTATNDGFSWPLPRYFHAQILEELRQQEVKAVLFDILFADPHYDYQETRRQLPDGSRVSSDAYFARVIGQRPDVILSAFPKPVESGLELPATLFRAPAAAVAHASRIFDLDPVVRRIRPFVDTAVPEGGTARIWHGGFVLAATELGLDLRQSRITRGWITLVDTNGLERIEVPVDSRTNFFIPWLVPAENEALFYENYADLLHAARRRREGQPVDPAWRGRLAIVASVVAGNNVSDLGATPLSANTPLSGVFWNVANSLITAQFVRKPSLAADLALLSLLTLVPAVLSWRLRAWWATGAVALFAAAYVVVAFALFLRTGWMLPVVLPVAGALLMTHVALLTWRGINELLTRSETRSFWRRVLSENVFAAWEKQLTERAGGSHRRVTIAFADLRGFTEMVDESHRLVLEYTQDSKADPEATRAFARHEADESMATINRYLSEIARIFKEHDGTFDKYIGDCVMAFWGAPIPCRSHALSCVLASISAQRRVRELNEERLRENRRREAENGRRAATGQPMQRILPLLAFGVGIHTGEVTVGTLGGGRIVSNYTVFGRDANIASRLEAIAGRGQIVISHATWTDLSRDAPILASQCRPLGHPVLKGIKESIEIYEVPWSEDVPVEVPPARSGNALQ